A part of Streptomyces sp. NBC_01451 genomic DNA contains:
- a CDS encoding WD40 repeat domain-containing protein, translated as MAIGKYSDPHLPDLDAEPQVGHLYDLLAAFNVAQHPWATPASERGAGAVERRLRQWADAGGEPQAPANTVLYWVGHGWSDGLNAALAHADSPARTGEAGVTPEHLADAIRTRQALALLRAGDEGVQGWTMVVVDTCRSRRFVERLASVLNAHNPPRRVLLMGVSGEGATTLGRFTAALRAALSTTYRADAEISLIDLVNQFHRLLPDCAITVLGDMTDAVLTPVMPPVGSWMSAPLDEIRHLEDVIDDLSPDERRHFLAKAQGAEHGEISWFFEGREQQIAQIDSWLRQSVTGMLVVTGRAGSGKSALLGNVVVHALPELRSALARRGLISAHEHDGIATDPVFDAVIHLSGLSLSQATARIATAAGLGPLPSQIREDAGLATDLDWLIDGLTRRHKPFTVLTDALDEAVDPLDTARSLLARLTSVPLVRVLVGTRASTNELPDVPARDENVLDALSSFTDAIEYVRVTWEAEAIHRYVVRRLRTARDHGSRGVTAANRGIIDGWQDEDIERVADTIARRDREFLYARLAVYEILEDPRLLTPGRAWSLDLLLAGDHNDLFGKAIGRLAQTNDRHPLLLRALALGHGRGVPESDGVWAALAASVGPSTMRVDWSQGAPSDSVHSDIAWAEVMGELLERAAAYVVIDTTGVEGTQARAEHGGETVYRLAHRTFIEYFLARDPEQAVRDRHNAARALLSIAAGSKAPAMPAYLARHLSGHVAEADLWEQLAELPSVLDRLQPRAITADALRTLFGRKAVPPPVAGVIGACEVLEKAHPGDRPGLRQLSMAKYSGRQIAEESTGGWGIASARIGHMTVHAQLSGHSAPVNRVRGLSLFDGRSTLASAGDDGTIRLWDAEHATPIGPPMHGHHGTIEDICAFLGPNDRTLLASAGGDRTVRIWDLSTGRQVGGPLTGHRGRVWGVCPLPGWDADGNPDDRNLIAAADDGTVRVWDPMSGELRGAPLTGHTGGVWSLCTLPGRGFDGFPERTTLLATGGQDGTVRIWDPGSGSQVGEQIIANSGGIRSMCALPGWAPDGRSILATAGDDGMTHLWDPVDGRRIGVPLEGHVGRVWGVCAVTNENAEGIPERTLLATTGQDGSIRLWDPVAGRQIGPSLAGHDGRVMGVCAVPRLQTSRGRSLLASAGQDGTVRIWDPAVSEDRETDPFADRAVRVRAVSPLNRGLGKSTLVANAADDGTVRIWDPALGCQIGRTLGGHRGAVLGICTLPIPNQHHGTDPGTFRLATAGRDGTVRIWDPVVGRQSGPPLTGHEGRVWGICTLPGWGSDGTSDGSTLLATTGQDGTVRIWDPVAGRQSGPPLTGHEGRVRGICTLPGWGSDGTSDGSTLLATTGQDGTVRIWDPVAGRQSGPPLTGHEGRALGICCFPARDAASGLLLASTGEDGTVRVWDPVTGHQLGLPLVGHTGGVWAVCAFPAPADGKSTGYSTAAPMLLATAGEDGTVRVWDPIAGRQLGAPFNGHAGAVFDVRVVPGSDATGHPDGHALLATAGEDGTVRVWDPWTERLVGEAFLPSSRTVRALAPMEVSDTQCVVLTSNGALSTWDAATTALEPIRMRAGVSAVASLGEHGHGTLAVCHTNGLVQLMDRHGSPTAADSLLIDGDSALTVGHLPAPGGGRGHFVEAGSAGFITEFTFDKGIRHTFRAHHAPIRDLRLVEPSGGQPALLASAGNDGTIHIWDATTWVRRARLLPGHKGWVWSLALLPGGTAHAPTLVSAGSDGVIRVWDPYAGSQVGSDLLGHDDQVRALVVATSPDGSMLLVSGGHDGTVRLWCPFTGSLIRTIPLGAPVHALLQQPAREADLRRTTDGATITVGLQTGILLLDIHGSLFCSE; from the coding sequence GTGGCCATCGGAAAATACAGCGATCCCCACCTCCCCGACTTGGATGCGGAACCCCAGGTTGGGCACCTTTACGACCTGCTCGCGGCCTTCAACGTCGCGCAGCACCCATGGGCGACCCCAGCGAGTGAGCGCGGAGCGGGAGCCGTGGAGCGCCGACTGCGTCAGTGGGCGGATGCTGGTGGCGAGCCACAGGCGCCGGCGAACACCGTGCTGTACTGGGTCGGTCACGGTTGGTCCGACGGGTTGAACGCGGCCCTGGCGCATGCCGACAGCCCAGCGCGGACAGGAGAGGCCGGCGTCACTCCCGAACACCTGGCGGATGCCATCCGTACCCGCCAGGCACTGGCTCTGCTCCGTGCGGGCGACGAGGGAGTTCAGGGCTGGACGATGGTCGTCGTGGACACGTGCAGGTCGCGGCGCTTCGTCGAGCGGCTCGCGTCTGTCCTCAACGCGCACAACCCGCCTCGCCGCGTCCTGCTCATGGGGGTTTCAGGTGAGGGCGCTACGACGCTGGGCCGGTTCACGGCCGCCCTGCGTGCCGCACTGAGCACGACTTACAGGGCTGACGCGGAGATTTCTCTCATCGACCTCGTGAACCAGTTCCACCGGTTGCTGCCCGACTGCGCGATCACCGTTCTGGGTGACATGACCGATGCCGTACTGACTCCTGTGATGCCACCCGTAGGGTCGTGGATGTCGGCGCCGCTCGACGAGATCAGACATCTGGAAGATGTCATCGACGACCTGTCCCCTGACGAACGCCGTCATTTCCTGGCCAAGGCACAAGGCGCGGAGCACGGCGAGATTTCCTGGTTTTTCGAAGGCCGTGAGCAGCAGATCGCCCAGATCGACAGCTGGCTGCGCCAGTCAGTCACGGGCATGCTGGTTGTCACCGGACGGGCGGGGTCGGGCAAGTCCGCGTTGCTGGGCAATGTGGTCGTGCATGCCCTGCCCGAACTTCGTTCCGCCCTGGCTCGGCGGGGCCTCATAAGCGCCCACGAACACGACGGCATCGCAACCGACCCCGTATTCGATGCAGTTATTCACCTCAGTGGTCTGTCCCTGTCCCAGGCCACCGCAAGGATCGCGACCGCGGCCGGCCTTGGCCCCTTGCCCTCCCAGATTCGCGAGGACGCCGGACTCGCCACTGACCTCGACTGGCTCATTGACGGACTGACGCGACGCCACAAGCCGTTCACCGTGCTGACCGACGCCCTGGACGAGGCCGTGGATCCGCTCGATACCGCCCGGTCGCTGCTGGCTCGGCTGACCTCTGTGCCCCTGGTGCGGGTCCTGGTCGGAACGCGGGCCTCGACCAACGAACTTCCGGACGTGCCGGCTCGCGATGAGAACGTGCTGGACGCACTGAGTTCATTCACGGATGCCATCGAATACGTTCGGGTCACCTGGGAGGCAGAGGCAATCCACCGGTATGTGGTCCGCCGACTGAGAACGGCCCGTGACCACGGTTCCAGAGGCGTAACGGCTGCCAACAGGGGCATCATCGATGGCTGGCAGGACGAAGACATAGAACGCGTGGCCGACACCATCGCGCGAAGGGACCGAGAGTTCCTCTACGCGCGATTGGCGGTGTACGAGATCCTGGAGGACCCGCGGCTGCTCACACCCGGGCGGGCCTGGTCGCTGGACCTGCTTCTCGCCGGCGATCACAACGACTTGTTCGGCAAAGCCATCGGCAGGCTGGCTCAGACGAACGACCGTCATCCTCTTCTGCTCCGAGCGCTGGCACTGGGCCATGGGCGCGGCGTTCCGGAATCCGACGGCGTCTGGGCGGCTCTCGCGGCATCGGTCGGTCCGAGCACGATGCGGGTGGACTGGTCCCAGGGTGCGCCCTCGGACAGCGTGCATTCGGACATTGCCTGGGCCGAAGTGATGGGCGAGTTACTCGAACGGGCCGCAGCCTATGTGGTCATCGACACCACGGGAGTCGAGGGAACGCAGGCACGAGCGGAGCATGGCGGGGAAACGGTCTACAGGCTGGCGCACCGCACCTTCATCGAGTACTTCCTGGCTCGCGATCCCGAGCAGGCGGTGCGGGACCGGCACAACGCCGCCCGAGCACTCCTCTCGATCGCGGCGGGTTCGAAGGCGCCGGCCATGCCCGCCTATCTGGCCCGTCACCTCTCGGGCCACGTCGCCGAAGCCGACCTCTGGGAACAACTGGCGGAACTCCCTTCGGTTCTCGACCGTCTTCAGCCGCGTGCGATCACGGCAGACGCCTTGCGTACCTTGTTCGGACGCAAGGCGGTGCCTCCCCCAGTGGCAGGTGTCATCGGAGCCTGCGAAGTGCTGGAGAAGGCCCATCCCGGCGATCGGCCGGGGTTGCGGCAACTGTCCATGGCCAAGTACAGCGGCCGGCAGATCGCGGAGGAATCCACGGGCGGCTGGGGGATTGCCTCCGCGCGCATTGGCCATATGACCGTGCACGCGCAGCTCAGCGGGCACTCCGCACCCGTAAATCGCGTACGCGGCCTTTCCTTGTTCGATGGCCGCAGCACACTCGCCTCAGCCGGTGACGACGGCACCATCCGGCTCTGGGACGCGGAGCACGCCACTCCGATCGGGCCTCCCATGCATGGCCATCACGGCACCATTGAGGATATTTGCGCCTTTCTCGGGCCGAACGATCGCACGCTCCTCGCCAGCGCGGGCGGTGACCGAACAGTGCGAATCTGGGACCTTTCGACAGGTCGCCAGGTAGGCGGGCCGCTCACTGGTCATCGAGGCCGCGTCTGGGGTGTTTGCCCTCTTCCTGGATGGGATGCCGACGGAAATCCGGACGACCGGAACCTGATCGCGGCGGCAGACGACGGCACGGTTCGGGTGTGGGACCCGATGAGCGGAGAATTACGGGGCGCTCCGTTGACCGGCCACACAGGTGGCGTCTGGTCGCTGTGCACCCTCCCGGGCCGGGGATTTGACGGGTTCCCCGAACGGACCACGTTACTGGCGACCGGCGGCCAGGACGGAACCGTACGGATCTGGGACCCGGGTTCCGGCAGTCAGGTGGGCGAACAGATCATCGCGAACTCCGGCGGGATACGGAGCATGTGCGCGCTGCCCGGGTGGGCACCCGACGGGCGCTCCATACTGGCCACCGCGGGTGACGACGGAATGACTCACCTGTGGGACCCGGTGGACGGTCGCCGGATCGGTGTTCCCCTGGAGGGCCATGTCGGCCGTGTCTGGGGAGTCTGCGCAGTAACCAACGAAAACGCCGAGGGCATTCCAGAACGCACACTCCTCGCCACGACAGGCCAGGACGGTTCGATCCGGCTGTGGGATCCCGTCGCGGGGCGCCAAATCGGGCCATCGCTCGCCGGGCACGACGGACGCGTCATGGGTGTCTGTGCCGTTCCGCGACTACAGACCTCCCGCGGGCGTTCCCTGTTGGCCAGCGCCGGGCAGGACGGAACGGTACGGATCTGGGATCCGGCGGTCTCCGAGGACAGAGAAACCGATCCTTTCGCCGACCGGGCCGTTCGCGTACGCGCGGTGAGCCCGCTGAACCGAGGGCTGGGCAAGTCCACCCTGGTGGCGAACGCTGCCGATGACGGAACCGTCCGCATCTGGGACCCCGCCCTTGGCTGCCAGATCGGCCGCACCCTCGGAGGCCACCGAGGCGCCGTACTGGGCATTTGCACGCTCCCTATTCCGAATCAGCACCACGGGACCGACCCCGGGACGTTCCGACTTGCCACTGCGGGCCGGGACGGCACTGTGCGGATCTGGGATCCGGTCGTCGGCCGCCAGTCGGGTCCACCACTGACCGGCCACGAAGGCCGCGTCTGGGGTATATGCACCCTTCCCGGGTGGGGGTCCGACGGGACCTCGGACGGAAGTACGTTGCTCGCGACCACCGGGCAGGACGGCACTGTGCGGATCTGGGATCCGGTCGCCGGCCGCCAGTCGGGTCCACCACTGACCGGCCACGAAGGCCGGGTCCGGGGTATATGCACCCTTCCCGGGTGGGGGTCCGACGGGACCTCGGACGGAAGTACGTTGCTCGCGACCACCGGGCAGGACGGCACTGTGCGGATCTGGGATCCGGTCGCCGGCCGCCAGTCGGGTCCACCACTGACCGGCCACGAAGGCCGGGCGCTCGGGATCTGCTGCTTCCCCGCGCGTGACGCGGCAAGCGGCCTGCTGCTGGCCAGCACCGGAGAGGACGGCACCGTACGTGTCTGGGATCCGGTGACAGGCCATCAACTGGGACTCCCGCTCGTGGGACACACGGGCGGCGTATGGGCGGTTTGCGCGTTCCCGGCGCCCGCAGATGGCAAGTCGACCGGGTACTCCACAGCGGCTCCCATGCTGCTGGCCACAGCCGGGGAGGACGGGACGGTGCGGGTTTGGGACCCGATAGCCGGCCGTCAGCTCGGGGCCCCCTTCAACGGTCACGCCGGCGCCGTGTTCGATGTGCGCGTCGTACCGGGGTCGGACGCCACTGGTCATCCGGACGGGCATGCCCTCCTCGCCACAGCCGGCGAGGACGGCACGGTCCGAGTCTGGGACCCCTGGACGGAACGACTCGTGGGTGAAGCATTCCTGCCGTCTTCCAGGACGGTTCGAGCACTGGCGCCGATGGAGGTGAGCGACACCCAGTGCGTTGTCCTCACCAGCAACGGTGCGCTGTCGACCTGGGATGCCGCCACTACCGCCCTGGAGCCGATCCGGATGAGGGCGGGGGTCTCCGCCGTGGCCTCACTCGGGGAACATGGCCACGGGACTCTGGCTGTCTGCCACACCAACGGGCTTGTGCAGTTGATGGACCGACACGGCAGCCCTACCGCAGCCGACTCCCTTCTGATCGACGGTGATTCGGCCCTGACAGTGGGGCATCTGCCTGCACCGGGAGGTGGTCGAGGTCACTTCGTCGAAGCCGGATCGGCCGGGTTCATCACCGAGTTCACCTTTGACAAAGGTATTCGCCACACGTTTCGGGCGCACCATGCTCCCATCAGGGATCTGCGCCTTGTGGAACCGTCCGGCGGGCAGCCGGCGCTATTGGCCTCCGCGGGCAACGACGGAACCATTCACATATGGGACGCCACGACGTGGGTCCGTCGTGCGCGTCTCCTCCCCGGGCACAAAGGATGGGTATGGTCCCTTGCCCTCCTACCCGGAGGCACAGCACACGCACCGACGCTGGTCTCGGCAGGCTCCGACGGTGTCATCCGCGTCTGGGACCCGTATGCGGGCAGCCAGGTCGGATCGGATTTGCTCGGGCATGACGACCAGGTCAGAGCTCTCGTGGTGGCAACCTCCCCCGACGGCTCCATGCTTCTGGTATCGGGCGGCCACGACGGCACAGTGCGCCTCTGGTGCCCGTTCACCGGCTCCCTGATACGGACGATTCCCCTGGGTGCTCCTGTGCACGCCCTGCTCCAGCAACCGGCTCGGGAGGCCGACCTTCGGCGGACGACCGACGGAGCCACCATCACGGTCGGCCTTCAGACCGGAATTCTCCTCCTCGACATACATGGCTCGCTTTTTTGTTCAGAGTGA
- a CDS encoding deoxycytidylate deaminase — MQTRPEWDEYFMSIVEAVSLRATCNRGKCACVVVRDQRIISTGYVGTPPGVDHCDEVGHLVRKMISDDGRARSHCVRTIHAEQNAIAQAARYGQTLGSSTFYCTMEPCRACAMLVIAVGAERVVAAYRYQAGEDTRELLKQAGIALVVLNDEVMEYDSMEQV, encoded by the coding sequence ATGCAGACCAGGCCCGAATGGGACGAATACTTCATGTCGATCGTCGAGGCCGTGAGCCTGAGGGCAACGTGCAATCGCGGGAAATGCGCCTGCGTAGTCGTTCGCGATCAACGGATCATTTCGACCGGGTACGTGGGCACACCGCCCGGGGTCGACCATTGCGACGAAGTGGGTCATCTCGTGCGTAAGATGATTTCCGATGACGGGCGCGCACGGTCTCATTGTGTACGCACCATTCACGCAGAGCAGAACGCGATCGCGCAGGCTGCCCGATACGGTCAAACACTGGGAAGCTCGACGTTCTACTGCACGATGGAGCCATGTCGAGCGTGCGCAATGCTCGTGATCGCCGTAGGAGCCGAGCGCGTGGTCGCCGCCTACAGATACCAGGCGGGCGAGGACACGCGAGAGCTCCTGAAGCAGGCTGGAATCGCTCTTGTCGTACTGAACGACGAAGTCATGGAATATGACTCCATGGAACAGGTGTAG